The Falco cherrug isolate bFalChe1 chromosome 3, bFalChe1.pri, whole genome shotgun sequence genome segment AACACACACAGCATAAAGCATAACTGGGAATTTGTCAGTGAGGCCCCATGTGCCTCACTGACAGATCTGAAATGTGACCAGCTTTGTACAGGATTGTGCTTGGGGAGGCAATCCCcaacagcctgaaaaaaataactcaaaaaGGCAGCTATAATCCTGGATCCTATCTGGTCCTTTCCACTTCATTACCTGTGTTCAGTGTCATACCCGTGGCACATACACTGAGAAAGCGCAAGACTGAACATTCACAGGATATCCTGGCACCTGTATTTACATTCTACAAGTGGGGTAACACCAACAAAGCAATAGacaagaaattacttttcactGCATCTCAGTTgtctgcaaagggaaaatatatttagttGCTTTATGTGGAGATTCAGGCCCAAGGGAACAGTGAGGCATTTACAAAGTGGCATGAAATTAAATAGGACATGTTTGGGAAAGGCACCATAATCATTACATGTCACGGGCAGCCGTAGGAAAGCCCAGATTacccaaacaaaagcaaggaagagcTCTGAAAATAACTTATAGAGGGACTTGTAGTATCTAAACAATGgagttgaaaatatttcaagctaACTGCTTAACACAAATTGTTTTAAAGGTTCTTCCCTTGATTTTAGTCTCTAGTTGCCTGAAAATTATCTGGTACTGTATTCATCTAAGCACGGTTTAATGTCAATGAAAGGGTTTAGTCCCtctaattctgcattttttccttttcaaccTCTCTTTCGGTCATGGGCACAGAGCATTATCTCTTACTGGGATCAGTCTTCTGTGCTTAATTTCTCCACAGCCTGGGAAAAGGCAGCACATTGAGATGCTGACGTTCCCAACATCAGGCAGAAGTTTGATTATAATGACGGCAAACGCTTTCCCACGTTCCTACCCCAGCGCTGTAATGCCAAGCCCTTTTGTGTCACACACTCCCCAGCCCACCTGCTCCTTTGGGAGCAGGGTATTATACCCAGGCGATTCACAGTCAATTTGCCATGCTGTAATAGATGCTTTCTCTATTGTCCCAGGGTACGCATGGATTGGCTATCGACTGTGGGAAACTCAAAGTCGCTTAGGACCCATGCATTTGTATTCAGCCACTGCGTATAAATAGAGGAACGCCAAGCTCCCTTCTCCACCCGCTAACCAGCACGCCCTGAGCTGAAACCAGCACTTGGGATAATGGCACCCAGTGCTCTCTCCCTGGAAATCCTAACACCCAAAGAGAAGAGCAGAGTAAGTATCCACTGCCTCTGTGACCACAAGGGCAAAGAGCTGAGAAGGGCTGAACCCCTTTAGCAGCAGGTTATATAGAGATGGAAGGGGAACGTCTCGCTGCTAACTGTCCTCTCCCCATCGTGTGTTACAGCTCAGGAAACCCACTGTAGAGAAACTGTGTCGCGATCGGATTAACAGCAGCATCGAGCAGCTGAAActgctcctggagaaggagTTTTGGAGACACCAGCCCAACTCCAAGGTGGAGAAAGCCAGCATCCAGGAGATGACTGACAGCTACCTGAAATACAGCCAAGGTGAGTACAACCCCCAGCCGTGCTTGCTGCCCTTGCTTTTAGGCAAAACTCAGCCCGAGTCTCGCTGTGTAACACTTCTCTCCCCTTCTGTCCTTCAGCTTTTGCAGCATCTGCCAAAAGCTGACAGCAGTATTATTGTGAAGGGTATGCCTGGTGCCTCAAAGCAGCTCTGCAATTCCTGTCTCTCCATTCAGCAAACACAGAAACCTGGATGAAGCTGATCTGCCATTTCCAGAGCTCACAAGCAGTGCCTAAGGACTCTGGTTCTTCTTCTACACCCACTTCCACCCACCAGCCCCCTGCAAAACAAGCTGCACTGAAaccctcctgcagcctgtggaggccTTGGTAGGCCAAGAGCATGCTTATGTGTTTCCTGGACATTTTCCTGTATTCCAGAGGAGATCGTGACTTGCTATACAAGTCCCCCCACTCCTCTCATGAGTAGGgaagaatgttttcctttttcagagcATTACTATGCTTGGATGTCTGCTTCCCTTCTTCTAGAAGGACTAAAATGATCCCACCACGTGGAAAGTTATTCTTAAAGAATGTGAGATGTAATCCTCCTGCTAGGAGGACCAAGAGGAGTTGTTCAGAGAGGAACACCGACTGTTCTTAACCTCAGTGAGGCTGTATGTGTACATCTGTTGGGAAAGCTGTAATTTCTAAGACATTCAAGctagcattttcaaaagtgtcCGTTCAGGAGGAGCCCTCTCTGCCTTGCCCTCCTTGAGACTCCTACGTCTCCTCGGCTATCCACACCTGCACTGCCCGGCTGCAGCTGTAGCCGCGGTGGCCCAAGGCATCCCAAGCAGAGCAGCTAGCCTAAGTGGACACATTTGAAAAAACTAGCTTTCCTACAGGTGCCATAATGGGTTCTACAATATTTGTAGACTGTACTGAGCATGCTCTGAAAATGGTTAAACCATAACTCAAACTACGTAGAGGAAATTCCTCAGGATGTCTTGCTCACAAAATCAGAGCTCTGTTTGTGAGGTTCAGGATATGTATGCCTTGTATAAAGGCAAAAGCTCATTTTTATATCCTTATAGGAAAGTAAGTTACGGCTGTGTTGTCGATTTTACAAGAAGTATTTATCAAAGTCTTTCATGAAAGGCAGatgtataaattatatttattctttggtACCCCACCACCAGGGGAGAACATGAATTCATTACTGTCCTTGTAGGATGCTATGACGTGTTATGTGTGAGCTGCACCAATTGTATAACCTGTGCCAGAAATTATCTTCAACTCCAGAAGTTGCAGAAACTTTTaacagtacaaaaataaataaaaatctagtTAATAAATCcaacaagttattttttcttgagTAGTTTTCATAGCTGATTTCCCTGCGGTCCCTGGGGTTAAGGGGCATGAGAGAAAGATTTGAGTAAAAGCAAAGATATTCAGAATTGGCATTTAATTGCCTCACCAGCTTTGTGTCCGCTGGGAACCCCTGCAATGCTGTTTTGCACAGCAAAGAACAAAGCTCCAAAATAGCAAACCCTACCGTTCTCAGCATGAGACAAAAATAGAGGCATGCCTAACCAACAAATTCTTGGGGAATTTAGAGCCGAGAGACTTGTCAAGAAAGGTCACGGCAAGGGTGAGCTCAGGAAAATTTATGCCAGACTCCCAAAGGTAGAAAGTACTTTCAATTAATAGATAGTTTGACAAGGCGCTTCGTGTCCTTGTGGCATGTGGCCAAAGCAGCCTGAAATGTAGGGAATTAAAACCTACTTTTGTTTGTCTGCTTGTTTGAAGGGGAGACATGTACAGCTGCgcagtgtatgtgtgtgcatgtatgtatgtatgtgggAGGGGCGGGTCTACACGGCTGATGTCAAAGGCAGCGGCGCCCTTACCAGTTGCACGGGTGAGAGAAAGGGGATCTGCCAGGGGATCTGCCAGAGGATCTGGGACCTTGAACTCTctggtgggccgcgacgggctgaCCGAGCACCAAAGCACCGAGCTGGGCCGCGGCTCTCGGCTGGCTCCACGAGCTCCCGCGTACCTCCGCGATGCCCTCACCCCGCGACCCGCCGGAGCTGCCCCGCTGACGCGCGCCGCCCGGGGCCACGGGGCCCGCCCCTCCCGCGCTTTccggcccgcccccggccgcgcTTTGcggcccgcccccggccgcgcTTTGCGGCGCGCTCTGACACGCGCCCGCGCGTGCGAGCGGGAGGGGCGGTGGCTTTGTGCGCGCGCCAGCGCCTGCCTCATTCGCATAATCTATGCGCCGACCTCGTTAGCATGTAGATGTATGCGCATACATTTGCATACCGATGAGGCCAGGCGAGGAGTGGGTCGCGTTCAAAatggcggagcggggcgggcgaGGGAGCGGCGGTCACGGCAGTTTGGACAAGAGCATCACCCTCCCGCCCGATGAGATCTTCCGCAACCTGGAGAACGCCAAGCGCTTCGCAATAGACATCGGTAaccgggcgggcgcggcggggggcggcggggagggggcgccgGGCCAGGACCGGGCGGCGGCTCCGGCCCGCTGAGGGgaggcgcggggccgggccgccggcGCGGGGCATGCCGGGAAGCGCAGTCctgcggggcggccgggccgcctTGGGGCGCGCGGGGCGCACTGCAGCTCCCGGcaggcagcgcggcggcgggagTGGCGCGGGGCACGCCGGGAGCGCGAGTCCCGGTCCGCGGCCCgggcgaggcggcggcggcgggcggcacTACAAGCCCCGGCATgccgggcgcggggggagcGCCGGCGGAACGGCCCGGGCCGCCCTTGGCTCTGggcggcagccccggcgggggcaGCGGCCTGTCCTTCTCCAAGGGGAGCGCGGCCCGCGACCCCGGGCGAGAAGACGGTGGCCCGGGACCGGCCGCCCTGGGCCCGGCTGCTCTCGGCCCGGCTGGGGATCCCCCCCGCGACCGCCCCTCCGTGCCTCTGCAGCGGGCCTTGGAGGAGAAGGCGCGGCGGAAAGCTGCTGCTCCGCCCGCCCTGGCACAGCGGGTGGCTGCGGAGCTGAGGGGGCTCTTGGCAGGGTCTGGGGGCCTGCAGCAGCGGCTGGCCACGCTGGCTTCCACAGTCACCCAGAAACACCCCCGGCCCGCGCACAAGCCTGAGAACGTGACATTGCTGGGTGTTACACAAGGGCCGGACAGAGCAATGCACATCGAAGTGACACCGGAGCAGCCcggcagggagctgtgctggcgtGGGCGGCTGTGCTGGGACACGGCACAGCTAGCCTGGGAGCAGTGGTTTCACCTGTACAGGTGTTCGCTGCTGTTCTGTGGAGATCTGCAAAGCCAAAAATGCTAGTTCACGCGTTTTGCTTCCGTTTTGCAGTTACTAGCTCAGCAGAACTATTTAGTAGGAAAGCCAGAAGAGTGTTCTTCAGCCACAGTACTGTGCAGTACTGCTGTGAGCCTCCATTAGTCCTCTGGTTAACCCTACTCTGGGTGGCATAGACTTCCTGTAGTGGGAAGAATATATGCACCATATTACACAATCTTGTCATATCACAAGTCTGCTTCACTCCTCCAGAAGCTACTTGTTTCATGCATGTTAAAATAACAGCTGGAATTGGTCCTTTCTGTGGGTCAGAGTGGAATTAGAGTTGTGGGATTAGTTATAAAGCCTAGTTACATGGCTCAGCTGGTGTTCTGAATGGATTTAAGCCTTTAAAAAcggggagaggaaggggagaaTGTATAAAGCATAACGTTGCATACCATTTATCTGGTGATAAATTATTTGATGAAGCACCTATGTCATTATCAGTGTTGAACACACAGTATGATATTCCACCACAAGCTTCGTGATTCCTCTACTTAGAGATTTGAAAGGAAGCTTTTCCTCATAGCACAGAGCTACTGAgctgtttacaaaaaaaaaaaaaaaagagctaagaAAACCTCACCTTTAAGGAACGAACTAGCAGAACattgtttggattttgtttaCCAGAAATGTTAAAGCATTGGCTGGTACACTGAAGATCTGAGGTCAGGAAagctttgttgcttttgttgctCTAAGTGTCTGTCAGTGATCACTAAGTTAAACTCACTTatgttttgctgcagaaagctgtctttCTCCTATAGCTTGCAAAAAATTTCCCTGCTTATTTGAGCACTATGGAGGACATAGAGTACTGTTATGAAGGCAAAGCTATAAGCACTCGCTGATTCTTTTTCACTTGCCCATGCTGCGTTTCTTGATTACACTTGTTTATAAGTTATTAGGGTATGGGGCCACTGAATTTAGCCATTATGTTATGATCTAACACTGCCaggtttttatttgctgttgaGACTAATTTTAACCCAGTAGTAAGTCTAATTCCTGTCTCATATCATATGCAGTATGTTATAAGAGATGAATGGTAAACTTGCTGAAAGGGGGAACACACCAAACCTTCGGCAAGAGGCGAGTAGTGCATGCAGATTAACATCAGCTAAACATTAGGCCTGTAGCACTGATGTGAACCTGTGCCCCGCGTTCCTGATCCGAGGGCATGGATGCAAAGTTAGAACTGACTTTCTGTACAAATGA includes the following:
- the LOC114015478 gene encoding LOW QUALITY PROTEIN: transcription factor HES-5-like (The sequence of the model RefSeq protein was modified relative to this genomic sequence to represent the inferred CDS: substituted 1 base at 1 genomic stop codon); this translates as MAPSALSLEILTPKEKSRLRKPTVEKLCRDRINSSIEQLKLLLEKEFWRHQPNSKVEKASIQEMTDSYLKYSQAFAASAKSXQQYYCEGYAWCLKAALQFLSLHSANTETWMKLICHFQSSQAVPKDSGSSSTPTSTHQPPAKQAALKPSCSLWRPW